A single window of Achromobacter xylosoxidans DNA harbors:
- the atpE gene encoding F0F1 ATP synthase subunit C, producing MTNVAFVALACGLIIGLGAIGACIGIALMGGKYLEASARQPELMNALQTKMFLLAGLIDAAFLIGVGIAMLFAFANPFVG from the coding sequence ATGACCAACGTCGCTTTCGTTGCTCTCGCTTGCGGTCTTATCATCGGTCTGGGCGCTATCGGCGCTTGCATCGGCATCGCACTGATGGGCGGCAAATACCTGGAAGCTTCGGCTCGTCAGCCTGAACTGATGAACGCTCTGCAAACCAAGATGTTCCTGCTGGCTGGCCTGATCGACGCGGCATTCCTGATCGGCGTGGGTATCGCCATGCTGTTCGCCTTCGCCAACCCGTTCGTCGGCTAA
- a CDS encoding F0F1 ATP synthase subunit B: MNLNATIIFQMLVFFVLGWFTMKFVWPPLTKAMDERRQKIADGLAAAEKGKADLAQAQARVSLIEASAKSENHARIIEAEKQAASLIEQARREAEAERARIVAQAAQDAAQEVQRARDSLRDDVAALAVKGAEQILKREVDARAHAELLNQLRAQL; this comes from the coding sequence GTGAATCTGAACGCGACGATCATTTTCCAGATGCTCGTGTTCTTCGTTCTGGGCTGGTTCACGATGAAATTCGTGTGGCCTCCTCTGACGAAGGCGATGGACGAGCGCCGCCAAAAAATCGCCGACGGCCTTGCCGCCGCGGAGAAGGGCAAGGCCGATCTGGCCCAGGCCCAGGCGCGTGTCAGTCTGATCGAGGCTTCTGCCAAGTCCGAAAACCACGCCCGCATCATCGAGGCCGAGAAGCAAGCCGCCTCCCTGATCGAGCAGGCCCGCCGTGAAGCGGAAGCCGAGCGTGCCCGCATCGTGGCGCAAGCTGCACAGGATGCCGCGCAGGAAGTCCAGCGCGCCCGTGATTCGCTGCGCGACGACGTCGCCGCGCTGGCCGTCAAGGGTGCTGAGCAGATCCTCAAGCGCGAGGTTGACGCCCGCGCCCACGCCGAGCTGCTGAACCAGCTTCGCGCGCAGCTTTAA
- a CDS encoding F0F1 ATP synthase subunit delta yields the protein MAELSTVARPYAEALFAAARDDKAGLQAWADLVSELSQVASNPDVREAMADPRLGDKQRVELFTGLVKAELPQAARNFIELLVENDRLLLLPEIATQFVVLRNRHDGTAQAEITSAFELSDAQVQELVAALEKKFGLKLKPVVTVDQSLIGGVRVAVGDQVLDTSVQAQLARMRDTLAA from the coding sequence ATGGCTGAACTTTCCACTGTTGCCAGGCCGTACGCCGAAGCCCTGTTCGCCGCCGCGCGCGACGACAAGGCGGGCCTGCAGGCTTGGGCCGACCTGGTCAGCGAGCTGTCGCAGGTCGCCTCCAACCCCGACGTGCGCGAGGCCATGGCCGATCCGCGTCTGGGTGACAAGCAGCGCGTCGAGCTGTTCACCGGCCTGGTGAAGGCCGAACTGCCCCAGGCCGCCCGCAATTTCATCGAGCTGCTGGTCGAAAACGACCGGTTGCTGCTGCTGCCCGAGATCGCCACGCAATTCGTGGTGCTGCGGAACCGTCACGACGGCACGGCGCAGGCGGAAATCACCAGCGCGTTCGAGCTGAGCGACGCCCAGGTCCAAGAACTGGTCGCCGCCCTCGAGAAGAAATTCGGCCTGAAGCTCAAGCCCGTCGTCACCGTCGACCAGTCGTTGATCGGCGGCGTGCGCGTGGCCGTCGGGGACCAGGTGCTCGATACTTCCGTACAAGCCCAATTGGCCCGCATGCGCGATACGCTCGCCGCTTAA
- the atpA gene encoding F0F1 ATP synthase subunit alpha, whose translation MQLNPSEISELLKSRIEGLGASADVRTQGTVVSVTDGITRIHGLSDVMQGEMLEFPNNVFGLALNLERDSVGAVILGDYTGVSEGDAVKTTGRILEVPVGPELKGRVVNTLGEPIDGKGPVNAKATDIIEKVAPGVIARRSVSQPLQTGIKAIDSMVPIGRGQRELIIGDRQTGKTAVAVDTIISQKGKGVTCVYVAIGQKASTINNVVRKLEEHGAMEYTIVVAASASDSAAMQYLAAYAGCTMGEYFRDRGEDALIVYDDLTKQAWAYRQVSLLLRRPPGREAYPGDVFYLHSRLLERAARVNEDYVEKFTDGAVKGKTGSLTALPIIETQAGDVSAFVPTNVISITDGQIFLETDLFNAGVRPAINAGISVSRVGGAAQTKVVKKLSGGIRTDLAQYRELAAFAQFASDLDDATRRQLERGKRVVELLKQPQYQPLQVWELAVTLYTVNNGYLDDVDVAQVLSFEKALKDQLKAKHAALIQRVEDTKELSKDDEGELAAAIQEFKKHGAF comes from the coding sequence ATGCAACTCAATCCCTCCGAGATCAGCGAACTGCTCAAGAGCCGCATCGAGGGCCTGGGCGCTTCGGCTGATGTCCGTACTCAGGGCACCGTCGTGTCCGTGACCGACGGTATTACCCGCATCCACGGCCTGTCCGACGTGATGCAGGGCGAAATGCTCGAATTCCCCAACAACGTCTTCGGTCTGGCGCTCAACCTCGAGCGTGATTCCGTCGGCGCCGTTATTCTCGGTGACTACACCGGCGTGTCCGAAGGCGACGCGGTCAAGACGACCGGCCGCATTCTGGAAGTGCCGGTCGGCCCCGAGCTGAAAGGCCGCGTGGTCAACACGCTGGGCGAGCCGATCGACGGCAAGGGCCCCGTGAACGCCAAGGCCACCGACATCATCGAAAAAGTGGCCCCCGGCGTTATCGCCCGCCGCTCGGTGTCGCAGCCGCTGCAAACCGGCATCAAGGCTATCGACTCGATGGTTCCCATCGGCCGTGGCCAGCGCGAACTGATCATTGGCGACCGCCAGACCGGCAAGACCGCCGTGGCCGTCGACACCATCATCAGCCAGAAGGGCAAGGGCGTCACCTGCGTGTACGTCGCCATCGGCCAGAAGGCTTCGACGATCAACAACGTGGTGCGCAAGCTGGAAGAGCACGGCGCGATGGAATACACCATCGTCGTGGCCGCCTCGGCTTCGGACTCCGCCGCCATGCAGTACCTGGCCGCCTACGCCGGCTGCACGATGGGCGAATACTTCCGCGATCGCGGCGAAGACGCCCTGATCGTCTATGACGACCTGACCAAGCAAGCCTGGGCCTACCGCCAGGTCTCGCTGCTGCTGCGCCGTCCGCCGGGCCGCGAAGCCTACCCGGGCGACGTGTTCTACCTGCACTCGCGCCTGCTGGAACGTGCCGCCCGCGTGAACGAAGACTACGTCGAGAAGTTCACCGATGGCGCCGTCAAGGGCAAGACCGGCTCGCTGACCGCGCTGCCGATCATCGAAACCCAGGCGGGCGACGTGTCGGCCTTCGTTCCGACCAACGTGATCTCGATCACCGACGGCCAGATCTTCCTGGAAACCGACCTGTTCAACGCTGGTGTGCGTCCCGCCATCAACGCCGGTATCTCGGTGTCGCGCGTGGGCGGCGCCGCCCAGACCAAGGTCGTCAAGAAGCTGTCCGGCGGTATCCGTACCGACTTGGCGCAGTACCGTGAACTGGCCGCCTTCGCGCAGTTCGCCTCGGACCTGGACGACGCCACCCGTCGCCAGCTCGAGCGCGGCAAGCGCGTGGTCGAACTGCTCAAGCAGCCGCAATACCAGCCGCTGCAGGTGTGGGAACTGGCCGTCACGCTGTACACGGTCAACAACGGCTACCTGGATGACGTGGACGTGGCCCAGGTGCTGTCGTTCGAAAAGGCGCTCAAGGACCAGCTCAAGGCCAAGCACGCCGCCCTGATCCAGCGCGTCGAAGACACCAAGGAACTGTCCAAGGACGACGAAGGCGAACTCGCCGCCGCCATCCAGGAATTCAAGAAGCACGGTGCTTTTTAA
- the atpG gene encoding F0F1 ATP synthase subunit gamma, producing MPGIKEIRTKIKSVQNTRKITKAMEMVAASKMRKAQERMRAGRPYATKVREIAAHLMQANPEYSHPYLVEREVKAVGVVMVTTDKGLCGGLNTNITRVVLSKLKEFEKNGIAVQATAFGNKGVGVLSRIGAKLVSQEVQLGDKPQLDRLLGAIKVQLDAYLEGRIDALYVASTRFVNTMKQEPLFLRLLPLASGLEDPYQTGAESLAKTSEVKSDYSWDYIYEPDARSVIDDLLQRYVEGLLYQAVAENMASEQSARMVAMKAASDNAKKVIGDLQLVYNKTRQAAITKEISEIVGGAAAV from the coding sequence ATGCCCGGAATTAAGGAAATCCGAACCAAGATCAAGAGCGTGCAAAACACGCGCAAGATCACCAAGGCGATGGAAATGGTCGCCGCATCCAAGATGCGCAAGGCGCAGGAGCGGATGCGCGCGGGCCGTCCGTACGCCACCAAGGTGCGCGAGATCGCCGCGCACCTGATGCAGGCCAACCCCGAGTACAGCCACCCGTACCTGGTCGAGCGCGAAGTCAAGGCGGTCGGCGTGGTCATGGTGACGACGGACAAGGGTCTGTGCGGCGGCTTGAACACCAACATCACCCGCGTGGTGCTGTCGAAGCTGAAAGAGTTCGAGAAAAACGGCATCGCCGTTCAAGCGACCGCTTTCGGCAACAAGGGCGTGGGCGTGCTGTCCCGTATCGGCGCCAAGCTGGTTTCCCAGGAAGTGCAACTGGGCGACAAGCCGCAACTGGATCGCCTGCTGGGCGCGATCAAGGTGCAGCTGGACGCCTACCTGGAAGGCCGCATCGACGCGCTGTACGTGGCTTCGACCCGCTTCGTCAACACGATGAAGCAGGAGCCGCTGTTCCTGCGTCTGCTGCCCCTGGCCAGCGGTTTGGAAGATCCGTACCAGACGGGCGCCGAAAGCCTGGCCAAGACTTCGGAAGTGAAATCGGATTACAGCTGGGATTACATCTACGAACCCGACGCTCGTAGCGTGATCGACGACCTGCTGCAGCGTTACGTGGAAGGCCTGCTGTACCAAGCCGTGGCCGAGAACATGGCTTCGGAGCAGTCGGCCCGGATGGTCGCCATGAAGGCGGCGTCGGACAACGCCAAGAAGGTCATCGGCGATCTGCAGCTGGTCTACAACAAGACCCGCCAGGCCGCGATCACCAAGGAAATTTCGGAAATCGTAGGGGGCGCTGCCGCCGTCTGA
- the atpD gene encoding F0F1 ATP synthase subunit beta: MSNGTIVQCIGAVVDIQFPRDQMPKIYEALTLVDEGSSFAEKGLTLEVQQQLGDGVVRTIALGSSDGLRRGMKVAGTGAPISVPVGTGTLGRIMDVLGRPIDEAGEIQHDEKRGIHQPAPRFDELSPSVELLETGIKVIDLVCPFAKGGKVGLFGGAGVGKTVNMMELINNIAKQHSGLSVFAGVGERTREGNDFYHEMEESNVLDKVAMVFGQMNEPPGNRLRVALTGLTMAEKFRDEGRDILFFVDNIYRYTLAGTEVSALLGRMPSAVGYQPTLAEEMGKLQERITSTKTGSITSIQAVYVPADDLTDPSPATTFQHLDSTVVLSRDIAALGIYPAVDPLDSSSRQLDPQVVGEEHYAVARGVQQTLQRYKELRDIIAILGMDELSPEDKQAVARARKIQRFLSQPFHVAEVFTGSPGKYVPLAETIRGFKMIVNGECDALPEQAFYMVGSIDEAFEKAKKLQ; this comes from the coding sequence ATGAGCAACGGAACCATCGTTCAGTGCATCGGCGCCGTGGTGGATATTCAGTTCCCCCGCGATCAAATGCCCAAGATCTACGAAGCGCTTACTCTGGTCGACGAGGGTTCCTCGTTCGCCGAAAAGGGTCTGACGCTGGAAGTGCAGCAACAGCTGGGTGACGGCGTGGTGCGTACCATCGCCCTGGGCTCCAGCGACGGCCTGCGCCGCGGCATGAAGGTCGCCGGCACCGGCGCCCCGATCTCGGTGCCGGTCGGCACCGGCACGCTCGGCCGCATCATGGACGTGCTGGGCCGCCCGATCGACGAAGCTGGCGAAATCCAGCACGACGAAAAGCGTGGCATTCACCAACCGGCTCCCCGTTTCGACGAGCTGTCGCCGTCGGTGGAACTGCTGGAAACCGGCATCAAGGTTATCGACCTGGTGTGCCCGTTCGCCAAGGGCGGCAAGGTCGGCCTGTTCGGCGGCGCCGGCGTGGGCAAGACCGTCAACATGATGGAACTGATCAACAACATCGCCAAGCAGCACAGCGGCTTGTCGGTGTTCGCCGGCGTGGGTGAGCGTACCCGTGAAGGCAACGACTTCTACCACGAAATGGAAGAGTCGAACGTTCTGGACAAGGTCGCCATGGTGTTCGGTCAGATGAACGAACCCCCGGGCAACCGTCTGCGCGTGGCGCTGACCGGCCTGACGATGGCCGAGAAGTTCCGCGACGAAGGCCGCGACATCCTGTTCTTCGTGGACAACATCTACCGCTACACCCTGGCCGGTACCGAAGTGTCGGCGCTGCTGGGCCGTATGCCGTCGGCGGTGGGCTACCAGCCCACGCTGGCCGAGGAAATGGGCAAGCTGCAAGAGCGCATCACGTCCACCAAGACCGGCTCGATCACCTCGATCCAGGCCGTGTACGTGCCCGCTGACGACTTGACCGACCCGTCGCCCGCCACCACCTTCCAGCACTTGGACTCGACCGTCGTGCTGTCGCGTGATATCGCCGCCCTGGGTATCTACCCGGCCGTGGACCCGCTGGACTCGTCCAGCCGCCAGCTCGACCCGCAAGTCGTCGGCGAAGAGCACTACGCCGTGGCCCGTGGCGTGCAGCAGACGCTGCAGCGCTACAAGGAACTGCGCGACATCATCGCGATTCTGGGCATGGACGAACTGTCGCCGGAAGACAAGCAGGCCGTGGCCCGCGCCCGCAAGATCCAGCGTTTCCTGTCGCAGCCGTTCCACGTGGCCGAAGTGTTCACCGGTTCGCCCGGCAAGTACGTGCCGCTGGCCGAAACCATCCGTGGTTTCAAGATGATCGTGAACGGCGAGTGCGATGCGCTGCCGGAACAGGCCTTCTACATGGTCGGCTCGATCGACGAGGCCTTCGAGAAGGCCAAGAAACTGCAATAA
- a CDS encoding F0F1 ATP synthase subunit epsilon, protein MATLHVDVVSAEEAIFSGEAKFVVLPGEAGELGILPGHTPLISRVRPGTVKIVRADQGEENIFVAGGILEVQPGSVTVLADTAIRAADLDEARALEARKRAEEALANAKDKADIAVVEAELAMLAAQAIAARKLRQGGRSH, encoded by the coding sequence ATGGCTACCCTGCATGTGGATGTCGTCAGCGCAGAGGAAGCGATCTTCTCCGGTGAGGCGAAGTTCGTGGTGCTGCCTGGCGAGGCGGGTGAGCTGGGCATCCTGCCCGGCCATACCCCGCTGATCTCGCGCGTACGCCCCGGGACGGTCAAGATCGTCCGTGCCGACCAAGGCGAGGAGAACATCTTCGTCGCCGGGGGCATTCTGGAAGTGCAGCCGGGCAGCGTGACGGTCCTGGCCGACACCGCCATCCGCGCCGCCGACCTGGACGAGGCCCGTGCCCTGGAAGCGCGCAAGCGCGCCGAAGAGGCCCTGGCCAACGCCAAGGACAAGGCGGACATCGCGGTTGTCGAGGCCGAGCTGGCCATGCTGGCGGCGCAAGCCATCGCGGCGCGCAAGCTGCGCCAAGGCGGCCGCTCGCACTGA
- the hemE gene encoding uroporphyrinogen decarboxylase, with protein MSASVLKNDVFLRALLREPVPYTPIWLMRQAGRYLPEYRETRARAGSFMGLAQNPDYASEVTLQPLERFDLDAAILFSDILTVPHAMGLGLDFAEGEGPRFARPVRTEDDVARLAVPDMDKLRYVFDAVGTIRRDLDGKVPLIGFAGSPWTIACYMVEGQGSDDYRLIKTMLYSRPDLLHRILEINAEATLQYLNAQIAAGAQAVMLFDSWGGVLADGLFQQFSLAYTRKVVAGLTREHEGRRVPAIVFTKGGGQWLEDIAACGCDAVGLDWTVDLAAARRRTGDCVAFQGNLDPMALFGGADAIRAEARRVLDAFGPVGKGGHVFNLGHGISRFTPPDAVAELVDEVHRHSRSLRG; from the coding sequence GTGTCCGCTTCCGTCTTGAAGAACGATGTGTTCTTGCGCGCGCTGCTGCGCGAGCCCGTGCCCTACACCCCGATCTGGCTGATGCGCCAGGCGGGCCGCTACCTGCCCGAATACCGCGAGACGCGGGCCCGGGCCGGTTCCTTCATGGGCCTGGCTCAGAATCCGGACTACGCCTCGGAAGTCACGCTGCAGCCGCTGGAGCGTTTCGACCTGGACGCGGCCATCCTGTTTTCCGACATCCTGACCGTGCCGCACGCCATGGGCCTGGGCCTGGACTTCGCCGAAGGCGAGGGGCCGCGCTTTGCCCGTCCGGTGCGTACCGAGGACGACGTGGCGCGCCTGGCGGTGCCCGACATGGACAAGCTGCGCTATGTGTTCGATGCCGTCGGCACCATCCGCCGCGACCTGGACGGCAAGGTGCCGCTGATCGGCTTTGCCGGCAGTCCCTGGACCATCGCCTGCTACATGGTCGAAGGGCAGGGCAGCGACGATTACCGGCTGATCAAGACCATGCTGTATTCGCGTCCGGACCTGCTGCACCGCATCCTGGAAATCAACGCCGAAGCCACGCTGCAATACCTGAACGCCCAGATCGCGGCGGGCGCGCAGGCCGTCATGCTGTTCGACAGCTGGGGCGGTGTGCTGGCCGACGGTCTGTTCCAGCAGTTTTCGCTGGCCTACACCCGCAAGGTGGTGGCCGGCCTGACGCGCGAACACGAAGGCCGCCGCGTGCCGGCCATTGTCTTCACCAAGGGCGGAGGCCAGTGGCTGGAAGACATCGCCGCCTGCGGCTGCGACGCCGTGGGCCTGGACTGGACCGTCGACCTGGCGGCGGCGCGGCGCCGCACCGGCGACTGCGTCGCGTTCCAGGGCAACCTCGACCCGATGGCCCTGTTCGGCGGCGCCGACGCCATCCGCGCCGAGGCTCGCCGCGTGCTGGACGCTTTCGGGCCGGTGGGCAAAGGTGGGCATGTGTTCAACCTGGGGCATGGCATTTCGCGCTTCACTCCCCCAGACGCGGTAGCGGAATTGGTGGATGAAGTCCACCGTCACAGCCGTTCGCTCAGAGGGTAA
- a CDS encoding primosomal protein N', whose amino-acid sequence MSEVFALVESTPAAPAAVCWVRVALDVPLPGPFDYRHHEPIAAGLRVIVPFGRRKLIGVVVDNPAEPSYEPRQIKPIEEVLRDLPPFDEGWLRLARFAAEYYQRPLGEVMLPTLPPPLRKPTAYQGKRSAGGPVARLDGRKRKAVRDPATADQPPELNDAQRQAVDTIAGLARFKPVLLYGVTGSGKTEVYLRAAEKVLATGRQVLLLVPEINLTPQLEGALRARLEGLLGPDGLAVLHSGLSDGERLQAWARAQRGQARMLLGTRMAIFAPMSELGLIVVDEEHDASYKQQDGLRYSARDLAVWRAHDLDIPVVLGSATPSLETWQHAERGRYLRLALPARARASSLPAMKLVDTRRLQMKHGMSPQLLEALGERLARKEQSLIFLNRRGYAPVLHCQSCGWVSNCPRCTAFTVLHRAAGRGHRLQCHHCGYQAPVPHACPECGDQDLAPMGRGTQRVEEHLAELFPEARILRIDADSTRKKGSAEALFASVHAGEVDILVGTQMVSKGHDFARLGLVGVLNPDSALFAHDFRAPERLFAQLMQVAGRAGRHQGNGQVIIQTGYPEQPVYQALLRHDYAGFARHALQERESTGLPPFAYQALLTAEARELAVAQAFLQQARALPEGEWAADFPGLDAIMLYDPVPLRVVRVANIERAQLLVESTSRPALQAFLASWSHHLPYLANEARVRWQLEVDPLEI is encoded by the coding sequence ATGTCTGAAGTCTTCGCGCTGGTCGAATCCACGCCGGCCGCGCCCGCGGCGGTCTGCTGGGTGCGCGTCGCGCTGGACGTGCCCTTGCCCGGCCCATTCGATTACCGCCACCACGAGCCGATCGCCGCCGGCCTGCGGGTGATCGTGCCGTTCGGCCGCCGCAAGCTGATCGGCGTGGTGGTGGACAACCCGGCCGAGCCGTCCTACGAGCCCAGGCAGATCAAGCCGATCGAGGAAGTGCTGCGCGACCTGCCGCCCTTTGACGAAGGCTGGCTGCGCCTGGCGCGCTTTGCCGCCGAGTACTACCAGCGGCCGCTGGGCGAGGTGATGCTGCCGACGCTGCCGCCGCCGCTGCGCAAGCCGACCGCCTACCAGGGCAAGCGCTCGGCCGGCGGCCCGGTGGCGCGGCTGGACGGACGCAAGCGCAAGGCGGTCCGCGACCCGGCCACGGCCGACCAGCCGCCCGAGCTGAACGATGCGCAGCGCCAAGCGGTGGACACCATCGCGGGGCTCGCCAGGTTCAAGCCCGTGCTGTTGTATGGCGTGACTGGCAGCGGCAAGACCGAGGTCTACCTGCGCGCCGCCGAAAAAGTGCTGGCCACGGGCCGCCAGGTGCTGCTGCTGGTGCCGGAAATCAACCTGACGCCGCAGCTGGAAGGCGCGTTGCGCGCCCGGCTGGAAGGCCTGCTGGGGCCGGACGGCCTGGCGGTGCTGCACAGCGGCCTGTCCGATGGCGAACGACTGCAGGCCTGGGCGCGCGCGCAGCGTGGCCAGGCGCGCATGCTGCTGGGCACGCGCATGGCGATCTTCGCGCCCATGAGCGAGCTGGGCCTGATCGTGGTCGACGAAGAGCACGACGCCTCGTACAAGCAGCAGGACGGCCTGCGCTATTCCGCGCGCGACCTGGCGGTGTGGCGCGCCCATGATCTCGACATTCCGGTGGTGCTGGGCTCGGCCACGCCGTCGCTGGAAACCTGGCAGCATGCCGAGCGCGGCCGCTACCTGCGGCTGGCGCTGCCGGCGCGCGCCCGCGCCAGTTCGCTGCCGGCCATGAAGCTGGTCGACACCCGCCGCCTGCAGATGAAGCACGGCATGTCGCCGCAGTTGCTGGAGGCCCTGGGCGAACGGCTGGCGCGCAAGGAACAGTCGCTGATCTTCCTGAACCGCCGCGGTTACGCGCCGGTGCTGCATTGCCAGTCCTGCGGCTGGGTCAGCAATTGCCCGCGCTGCACCGCCTTCACGGTGCTGCACCGCGCCGCCGGCCGCGGCCACCGCCTGCAATGCCACCACTGCGGCTACCAGGCGCCGGTGCCGCATGCCTGCCCCGAATGCGGCGACCAGGACCTGGCGCCGATGGGGCGCGGCACGCAGCGGGTCGAGGAACACCTGGCCGAACTGTTCCCCGAGGCGCGCATCCTGCGCATCGACGCCGACAGCACCCGCAAGAAAGGCAGCGCCGAGGCGTTGTTCGCATCGGTGCATGCGGGCGAGGTCGACATCCTGGTCGGCACGCAGATGGTGTCCAAGGGCCACGACTTCGCGCGGCTCGGGCTGGTCGGCGTGCTCAACCCCGATTCGGCATTGTTCGCGCATGATTTCCGCGCGCCCGAACGCCTGTTCGCCCAGTTGATGCAGGTGGCGGGCCGCGCCGGCCGCCACCAGGGCAACGGCCAGGTCATCATCCAGACCGGCTATCCCGAGCAGCCGGTGTACCAGGCGCTGCTGCGCCACGACTACGCGGGCTTTGCGCGCCATGCGCTGCAAGAGCGCGAAAGCACCGGCCTGCCGCCGTTCGCCTACCAGGCCCTGCTGACGGCCGAGGCGCGCGAGCTGGCGGTGGCGCAGGCTTTCCTGCAACAGGCGCGCGCCCTGCCCGAAGGCGAGTGGGCCGCCGATTTTCCGGGGCTGGACGCGATCATGCTGTACGACCCGGTGCCGTTGCGCGTGGTGCGGGTGGCCAATATCGAGCGCGCCCAGCTGCTGGTGGAGAGCACCAGCCGCCCGGCGTTGCAGGCCTTCCTGGCGTCGTGGTCGCACCACCTGCCGTACCTGGCCAACGAGGCCCGGGTGCGCTGGCAGCTGGAGGTCGACCCGCTGGAAATCTGA
- a CDS encoding UvrD-helicase domain-containing protein, with amino-acid sequence MSAHEPIGHGLNPAQKEAVLYLDGPCLVLAGAGSGKTRVITQKIAYLLRECGYMGRNVVALTFTNKAAREMDERVRTLVDRKLGKGLTISTFHSLGVKLLREEARNAGLKPTFSILDADDAMAIIQELLATTDKGRLRHVQGIISLWKNALMEPDDAAREAITPGDVEAANVYRSYAATLAAYQAVDFDDLIRIPAILLANNEEVRTRWQNRVRYLLVDEYQDTNVCQYRLVQLLTGPRAMFTAVGDDDQAIYAWRGATIENLAKLTTDYPNLKLIKLEQNYRSVQRILAAANQVIEKNPKLFEKKLWSDLGVGEPILVSAMDGEEHEAESIAMKISASRFERQAQWKDFAILYRGNHQSRILEQALRNLKIPYTIAGGQSFFDKAEVRDILAYLRLLANDEDDPAFIRAATTPKRGIGQATLQTLGQYAASRELSLLAAVDETGLESLLAPRQLEPLRTFTEFIRRMQWRAGRGATAGADGAPAEPAGVILDDLVQAIQYERHLFELFDERPAQTRWQNVLELTGWLKRKAEEDNMSLFELVQHVALVTMLERGEEEEPDAVKMSTLHASKGLEYPHVYLAGVEEGLLPHLGKDDEVGDPARAAENLATRIQEERRLMYVGITRAQRSLNLSWCKRRRRAREDLVREPSRFIEEMGLDAPGIQEDEATAAMNPKERMAMLKALLKK; translated from the coding sequence ATGTCCGCACACGAACCCATCGGCCACGGCCTGAACCCCGCGCAGAAAGAGGCGGTGCTGTACCTGGACGGTCCCTGCCTGGTGCTGGCCGGCGCCGGCAGTGGCAAGACGCGCGTCATCACGCAGAAGATCGCCTACCTGCTGCGCGAATGCGGCTACATGGGCCGCAACGTGGTGGCGCTGACCTTCACCAACAAGGCCGCGCGCGAAATGGACGAGCGCGTCAGGACGCTGGTGGACCGCAAGCTGGGCAAGGGCCTGACCATCAGTACCTTCCACTCGCTGGGCGTGAAGCTCCTGCGCGAAGAGGCGCGCAACGCGGGTCTCAAGCCGACGTTCTCGATCCTCGACGCCGATGACGCCATGGCGATCATCCAGGAATTGCTGGCCACCACCGACAAGGGCCGCCTGCGCCACGTGCAGGGCATCATCTCGCTGTGGAAGAACGCGCTGATGGAGCCCGACGATGCCGCGCGTGAAGCCATCACGCCGGGCGACGTCGAGGCAGCCAACGTCTACCGCAGCTACGCCGCCACGCTGGCCGCCTACCAGGCGGTGGACTTCGACGACCTGATCCGCATCCCGGCCATCCTGCTGGCCAACAACGAAGAAGTGCGCACGCGCTGGCAGAACCGCGTGCGCTACCTGCTGGTCGACGAGTACCAGGACACCAACGTCTGCCAGTACCGCCTGGTGCAGCTGTTGACCGGCCCGCGCGCCATGTTCACCGCGGTGGGAGACGATGACCAGGCCATCTACGCCTGGCGCGGCGCCACCATCGAGAACCTGGCCAAGCTGACCACCGACTATCCGAACCTCAAGCTCATCAAGCTGGAGCAGAACTACCGTTCGGTGCAGCGCATCCTGGCCGCGGCCAACCAGGTGATCGAGAAGAACCCCAAGCTGTTCGAGAAGAAGCTGTGGTCGGACCTGGGCGTGGGCGAGCCGATCCTGGTGTCGGCGATGGACGGCGAGGAACACGAGGCCGAGTCCATCGCCATGAAAATCTCGGCCTCGCGCTTCGAGCGCCAGGCGCAGTGGAAGGACTTCGCCATCCTGTATCGCGGCAACCACCAGTCGCGCATCCTGGAGCAGGCGCTGCGCAACCTGAAGATCCCGTACACGATCGCGGGCGGCCAGAGCTTTTTCGACAAGGCCGAGGTGCGCGACATCCTGGCCTATCTGCGGCTGCTGGCCAACGACGAGGACGATCCGGCCTTCATCCGCGCCGCCACCACGCCCAAGCGCGGCATCGGCCAGGCCACGCTGCAGACGCTGGGCCAGTATGCCGCCAGCCGCGAGCTGTCGCTGCTGGCGGCGGTCGACGAGACCGGGCTGGAAAGCCTGCTGGCGCCGCGCCAGCTCGAACCGCTGCGCACCTTCACCGAATTCATCCGCCGCATGCAGTGGCGCGCCGGCCGTGGCGCCACCGCCGGCGCCGATGGCGCGCCGGCCGAACCCGCCGGCGTGATCCTGGACGACCTGGTGCAGGCGATCCAGTACGAACGCCATCTGTTCGAACTGTTCGATGAGCGGCCGGCGCAGACCCGCTGGCAGAACGTGCTGGAACTGACCGGTTGGCTCAAGCGCAAGGCCGAAGAGGACAACATGTCGCTGTTCGAGCTGGTGCAGCACGTGGCGCTGGTGACCATGCTCGAGCGGGGCGAGGAAGAGGAACCGGACGCGGTCAAGATGTCGACGCTGCATGCCTCCAAGGGCCTGGAGTATCCGCACGTGTACCTGGCGGGCGTCGAAGAAGGCCTGCTGCCGCACCTGGGCAAGGACGACGAAGTCGGCGACCCGGCGCGCGCCGCCGAGAACCTGGCCACCCGCATCCAGGAAGAACGGCGGCTGATGTACGTCGGCATCACCCGCGCCCAGCGCAGCCTGAACCTGAGCTGGTGCAAGCGCCGGCGCCGGGCGCGCGAGGACCTGGTGCGCGAGCCCTCGCGTTTCATCGAGGAAATGGGCCTGGACGCCCCGGGCATCCAGGAAGACGAGGCCACCGCCGCCATGAATCCCAAGGAGCGCATGGCCATGCTCAAGGCCTTGCTGAAGAAATAG